A window of Deltaproteobacteria bacterium CG2_30_66_27 contains these coding sequences:
- a CDS encoding acyl-phosphate glycerol 3-phosphate acyltransferase: MDASWLRGTLLVLFGYLLGSVPFGILVAKAFDRTLDLRKAGSGNIGATNVARTLGKGAGVLTLLFDVGKGILALALARRFLDPSATHWLALVGGAVFLGHIFPVYLRFKGGKGVATALGVVLFLSPETAFVLVVLFAAVFYFTRYVSLASLCAAVGLPVAMAFLGRSRHYVTLALMMSFLVIYTHRKNIHRLLAGQESKFMPPRGE; this comes from the coding sequence ATGGACGCTTCGTGGCTCCGCGGCACCCTGCTCGTCCTCTTCGGCTACCTGCTCGGCTCCGTCCCGTTCGGCATCCTCGTCGCGAAGGCGTTCGACCGCACGCTGGACTTGCGGAAGGCCGGTTCGGGGAACATCGGCGCGACGAACGTCGCGCGCACGCTGGGGAAGGGCGCCGGGGTGCTCACCCTCCTGTTCGACGTCGGGAAAGGAATCCTTGCGCTTGCGCTCGCCCGGCGGTTCCTCGATCCGTCCGCCACCCACTGGCTCGCCCTGGTCGGCGGGGCGGTGTTCCTCGGGCATATCTTCCCCGTGTATCTCCGCTTCAAGGGAGGGAAGGGAGTGGCCACCGCGCTGGGCGTCGTCCTGTTCCTCTCGCCGGAGACCGCCTTTGTCCTCGTGGTCCTCTTCGCCGCCGTGTTCTACTTCACGCGATACGTGTCGCTCGCGTCGCTGTGCGCCGCCGTGGGTCTTCCCGTCGCCATGGCGTTTCTCGGGAGGTCGCGGCATTACGTAACCCTCGCCCTCATGATGTCGTTCCTCGTGATCTACACTCACCGCAAGAACATCCACCGCCTCCTCGCCGGCCAGGAGAGCAAATTCATGCCTCCGCGCGGGGAGTGA
- a CDS encoding transcriptional regulator (indirectly regulates nitrogen metabolism; at high nitrogen levels P-II prevents the phosphorylation of NR-I, the transcriptional activator of the glutamine synthetase gene (glnA); at low nitrogen levels P-II is uridylylated to form PII-UMP and interacts with an adenylyltransferase (GlnE) that activates GlnA), with translation MKKVEAIIKPFKLDEVKESLNDIGVQGMTVSEVKGFGRQKGHTELYRGAEYVVDFLPKIKLEIIVPDDLVPQVVELVEKSARTGRIGDGKIFVTNVEEVVRIRTGERGHDAI, from the coding sequence ATGAAAAAGGTCGAGGCGATCATCAAGCCGTTCAAGCTGGACGAGGTGAAGGAGTCGCTGAACGACATCGGTGTCCAGGGGATGACGGTTTCCGAGGTCAAGGGGTTCGGCCGCCAGAAGGGGCACACCGAGCTGTACCGGGGGGCGGAATACGTCGTCGATTTCCTGCCCAAGATCAAGTTAGAGATCATCGTTCCCGACGATCTGGTCCCCCAGGTGGTCGAGCTCGTCGAGAAGTCGGCCCGGACGGGCCGGATCGGCGACGGGAAGATCTTCGTCACCAACGTCGAGGAAGTCGTCCGGATCCGCACCGGCGAACGCGGTCACGACGCCATCTGA
- a CDS encoding type I glutamate--ammonia ligase, which translates to MNAKEVLGFAKSKNIAMVDLKFMDFIGTWQHFAVPIHELEEDSFEEGFGFDGSSIRGWQPIHASDMLVIPDPGTAVVDPFITRPTLSLICNIVDPITKESYSRDPRNIARKAEAYLRSTGIADTAYFGPEAEFFIFDDIRYGGGSNFGFYYIDSDEGTWNSGREEKPNLGYKPRHKEGYFPVPPTDSQHDLRDEMVRVMEQVGLKIEAQHHEVATAGQAEIDLRFDTLVKVADALQWYKYICKNVARKAGKTVTFMPKPLFADNGSGMHTHQSLWKGGKPLFAGEEYGGMSKMALWYIGGILKHARAICAFSNPTMNSYKRLVPGFEAPVNLAYSSRNRSAAVRIPMYSASPKTKRLEFRTPDPSCNGYLSFAAQLMAGLDGVQNKIDPGQPLDKDIYALSPEELADVPTTPGSLEESLKALEEDHEFLLKGDVFTIDVIEKWIEYKVEAEVNPVKLRPHPHEFYLYFDC; encoded by the coding sequence ATGAACGCGAAGGAAGTCCTCGGATTCGCCAAGAGCAAGAACATCGCGATGGTCGACCTGAAGTTCATGGATTTCATCGGCACCTGGCAGCACTTCGCGGTGCCCATCCATGAGCTCGAGGAGGACAGCTTCGAGGAGGGGTTCGGCTTCGACGGATCGTCCATCCGCGGCTGGCAGCCGATCCACGCCTCCGACATGCTGGTGATCCCCGATCCCGGGACGGCGGTCGTCGATCCGTTCATCACCCGGCCGACGCTTTCGCTGATCTGCAACATCGTCGACCCGATCACCAAGGAGAGCTACTCCCGCGACCCCCGCAACATCGCGCGGAAAGCCGAGGCGTACCTGAGGTCGACCGGCATCGCGGACACGGCGTACTTCGGGCCGGAGGCCGAATTCTTCATCTTCGACGACATCCGCTACGGCGGCGGGTCGAACTTCGGTTTCTACTACATCGACTCCGACGAGGGGACCTGGAACAGCGGGCGCGAGGAGAAGCCGAACCTCGGCTACAAGCCGCGCCACAAGGAAGGGTACTTCCCCGTCCCGCCGACCGACTCGCAGCACGACCTGCGCGACGAGATGGTCCGCGTCATGGAGCAGGTGGGGCTGAAGATCGAGGCGCAGCACCACGAGGTGGCCACCGCCGGGCAGGCCGAGATCGACCTGCGGTTCGACACGCTGGTCAAGGTCGCCGACGCGCTGCAGTGGTACAAGTACATCTGCAAGAACGTCGCGCGGAAGGCCGGCAAGACCGTCACCTTCATGCCGAAGCCGCTCTTCGCCGACAACGGCTCCGGGATGCACACGCACCAGTCCCTCTGGAAGGGCGGCAAGCCGCTCTTCGCGGGGGAGGAGTACGGCGGGATGTCGAAGATGGCGCTGTGGTACATCGGCGGGATCCTGAAGCACGCGAGGGCGATCTGCGCGTTCAGCAACCCGACGATGAACTCCTACAAGCGGCTGGTGCCGGGCTTCGAGGCCCCCGTGAACCTCGCCTACTCGAGCCGGAACCGCTCCGCGGCGGTCCGGATCCCGATGTACTCCGCCTCGCCGAAGACGAAGCGCCTCGAGTTCCGCACGCCCGACCCGTCGTGCAACGGCTACCTCTCGTTCGCCGCGCAGCTGATGGCGGGGCTGGACGGCGTCCAGAACAAGATCGACCCCGGGCAGCCGCTCGACAAGGACATCTACGCACTGTCGCCCGAGGAGCTGGCGGACGTGCCGACCACGCCGGGCTCCCTCGAGGAGTCGCTCAAGGCGCTGGAGGAGGACCACGAGTTCCTGCTGAAGGGCGACGTGTTCACCATCGACGTGATCGAGAAGTGGATCGAGTACAAGGTCGAGGCGGAGGTGAACCCCGTGAAGCTGCGGCCGCACCCGCACGAGTTCTACCTGTACTTCGACTGCTGA